The nucleotide sequence GCCAGCGCGGCGGTCTCGGTCATGAAGATGTCTTGCACCACCAGGAACAGCCGCTCCTGGGACAGGATGTCGCGGATGCGGGACAACTCGGGCAGCGACACCGCCGGATTGGTGGCGGTGACCCACAACATGCGCAGCGTTCCCTCCTCGGCGAAGCGGAACATCTGCATCGCGTGCGTGGGCGGCGCATAGTGCGGAATCTGCAGCGGCTCAAGGTTCCACAGGTCGGCCAGCTCGGCGATGTGGCCGTCGTTGGACCAGTTCCGGAAGCCGGCCAGGTCGCCGTCGGCGCCGCATTCCCGCGTGTTCTCCGCGGTCGGCTGCCCGTTCATCTGCAGCACTCCGCAGCCGGGTTTGCCGAGCATGCCGCGCAGCAGATGAATGTTGTTGACCTGCACCGCCGCCGCGGTGGCCTGATGCGACTGGTAGAAGCCCTGCAACACCGTCGACAACAACCGTTCGGCGGTGCCGATCAGGCGCGCCGCCTGCCGAATGTCGTCGGCGTCGACGCCGCAGATCTCGGCGGCCCGCTCGGGCGGGAACTCCCCGACCCGCTTGCGTAGCTCGTCGAAACCGACGGTGTTGGCGTCGATGTAGTCGTGGTCGATCCAGTCATGGGCGATGATCTCGTGCAGCAGCCCATTCATCAGGGCCACATTGGTGCCCGGCAGCGGCGCCAGGTGCACGGTGGCGTGCCGTGCCACCGGCGTGAGCCTGGGGTCGACGCACACGATCGCCGGCGGCGCGGCACCGGCCAGCCGATCCAGCATCCGCGCCCACAGCACCGTCTGGGTCTCGGCGACGTTGTGTCCGAACAGCGCGATGACGTCGGCGTGGTCGACGTCGGTGTAGGAACCCGGCTGCCCGTCGCAGCCGAACGATTCCTTCAGGGCCTCGGCTGCCGTCGCTGTGCACAGGCGGGTGTTTCCGTCGACGTGGTTGGTGCCGATCGCGCCGTGGGCGATCGCTCCTTGCGTGTAGTAGGCCTCGAGGAACAGCTGCCCGGAGGTATAGAAGCCGATCGAGCTGGGCCCCTGGGTGTCGAGCAATTCCCGGCTGCGCGTGACGATCCGTTCCATGGCGGAGTCCCAGTCGCAGGGGTGGAGTTCGTCGCCGACTCGGATCAGCGGGGTGGTAAGCCGGTCCGTCGAGGCGTTGGCCTGCCAACCGAACATGTCCTTGGGGTCCAGGCGCCCGCGGTTGACCCGGTCGACGTCACGGCCGCGGACGCCGACGATCCGCCCGTCCTTGACGGCGATGTCCAACCCGTCGCCGTTGGAGTGCAAGACCGCGGCCGATTGCACCCATTTGTCCACCGACGCGGCGGTGATTCCGTCGGCGAGGAACTCGTCGACGCGTGGTGGCCACGGCTCACCCGGTGCGTACGGCGTCCGCGGCCCCCACGGGTCCGCGATGCGGTCTGTTGACACCATGTCGGAAGGCCTACCCGCGGCGGCACGCCCGAAACCCCAGCGCTCACGGCATCGTCACAGGCCGAATTCGGCTTCAATCCCGTCGATTCCGGCGCGGATGGCTTTCAGCGCGTCGGCGCGTGCCCGCAACTTGGTCGCGGCGTGGGCATGTTGGTGCAGGCCGGCGAATTCGCGCGCGGCCTCTTCGGCGCGACTGAGGACCATCTCCGGCAGCACTATCTCGTCGACGAAGCCGGCGGCCAGCGCGGTTTCCCCGAAGAACGTCTTGGCGAGTCCGGTGGCCTGCTGGTAGGCCGAGGGCGTCAGGCGCAGCTTCATGATCTCCAGGGCGGCGTAGGGGATGGTCATGCCGATCGCCACTTCGTTGGCCTGAATGTTGTACGCGTGGGCGGCCACTCGGTGGTCACCGGATGACAGCAGGAACGCCCCCATCGCGATGGCCGGACCGGTGCACGCCATCACCACCGGCTTGGGGTAGGACAACAGCCGATACGCCAACTCGAACCCGCCCCTGAGCATGTCGATCGCCGGCTGCACCTCGCCCGACGTCAATACCTTCAGATCGAAGCCGCCGCTGAAGACCCGCTCGTTGCCGGTGATCACCAGCGCGCCGACGTCGTCACGGTCGGCGTTGTCGATCGCCTCGTTGAGGGCCTGCTGCATCGTCGGGCCCAGCGCGTTGACCTTGCCGTCGTCCATCCTGATGACCGCGATGGATTCGTTGTGGCGGTAGGTCACCGGGCCGCTCATGGTTGCTCCTTCGCAGTACTGGCAGGCCCGTTGATTGAATCAGACCCGCTGGCTGTGATGCTTACCCAGTTCGCTTTCGGCGTTACCCCAGCGCAGGCTGACATCGGTGGGTTCTTCGAGCTGGCGAGTGCGCCACCTGTCCTGGGTCTCGGCCACGGCGCGGTTGATTCGATCGATTTCGGCGCGGAACACCTCGGGACGCGTTTCCTTGCTGGCGTAGTGGAAGTAGGTCAGCAGGCTGCGCAGCAACTCCAGCTTCTGCTTTTCCCTCTTCGCCAGGTCGTGGTTCGTCATCAACTCGATGCGCTGGACGGGCGGCAGGGCGTTCCAGTCCAACACCACCTTGGTCTGCAGCACGGGCCGCTCACGGTTCCAGAACCGCCACCCGCGCGGCTGTTCGGGGCGGTCGCAGTAGAGCACGCTGCCGGTGAACCGGGACTCGATGCCGTTCCCGAGTTCGGCGCGGTCGAGTGCCGAATCCCACACCATTCGCCACTCCTGGCCGGGCGCCAGTACCGGTAATCCGGCGGGAAGTTTCAGTTCGCCGATATCGGCGTAGCCGTCGGCGGCATTTTCGTATTCGGCCACCGTCGGCGGATTCTGAAACGAAAAACGGATATCGTGCGCCGCGGTTTGGCCGAAATTCCGGACCACCAGTTCGATGACATGCCAATCGGCGGCGTGCGGCTCCATCAGCATGGCGACATGCGGCCGGGTCCGCTCCGCGGCCAGCCTGCGGTTGCGTTTGATTTGCGCGTTCGCGAAGACCAGTGCGACCACACCCAGCGCAAGCGCCCCCCACGCCGCCCACGCCAGCCAGGTGCCGGACCCCACTTCCGTGACCCGGTGCCAGCTGTCCTGGATCCACCCCATTGAATCCGTCCCCCCTACATCGCGGCGATCCGGCGGCTCAGCCGCCCATCAACATGCGCCACTGGTCGAGATTAGAGGCGCGATACACATAATTCGAACGCTTGACCTCCGACAGCGACGCACTCGGTTCGACCGAATACCAATGCCCGGGAAATACCGTCGGGTCCCCGGGAAGCTGGGCAAGCTGGTGCAGGCTGCGGTACATCTCGTCGGAGTCGCCGCCGGGAAAGTCGGTGCGTCCGCAGCCTTCCAGGAACAGCGTGTCGCCGGCGACCAGTCGGCCGTCGAGCAGAAAGCACTGGCTGCCCGGTGTGTGGCCCGGCGTGTGCAGCAGCTCGATTTCGATGTCGCCGACGCTGATCTTGTCGCGATGCTCATGGGCGGTCAGGTCGTCGAGGCCGATCCCGGTGACCCGCGAAACCCAAAGCGCCTCATGGGTATTCACGTGCACCGGCACGGCTTTTCGCTCGAGCAGGTCGGCCAGTCCCGCCAGCTCGAAGCCCATCATCGACCCGCCCACGTGGTCCGGGTGGTGATGGGTCACCAGCACCCCGGACAACCGCATGCCGTCCTCCTCGATCGCGTCGAGAAGATCGCCGGCCGCGTAGGCGGGATCGACCACGACGCAGTCGCCGGTCTCACGGTCGCCGATCAGGTAGGCGAAGTTGCGCATTTGCATGGCGAACCCGTCGCCGGCGGCGAAGTCGCGGCCGGAGAGCAGTTGGCGGAAGTACAGGCGGTCCTCTGACACGTGACCAGACTAGGGTTCGTCCAAGGCTCGTCCAAAACTCGTCCCAGCCTTCGGCAGGTTGGGTTTGAATCCACTGGGTATTGCTGGTCCATGCCGAAAACGGTCGCGATCGAGATTGACGACGACCTGCTCCAAGCGGTGATCCGCAGATACCGTCTGCTTGGTCGCGAACAAGCCGTCCACCTCGCGCTGCGCTGCCTGCTGGACTCCTCCGACGGCGAACACCTCCCCGAGGAAGACGAGTACGACCAGTTCAGCGACCTCGCGGCGTTGCGCCGCCGGCCACGGGCCGACACCGAGTGAGGCCTAGTGGTTTGGTGGCGTTGCGGGCCAGGCTGTAACCTCTTTTAGGCCCGCGAAAGAGACCCGCACGACTGGTCGCTACGGGTGAACGGCCCCCTTAGCTCAGTCGGTAGAGCGTTTCCATGGTAAGGAAAAGGTCAACGGTTCGATTCCGTTAGGGGGCTCGGCTGACGCCGAGCAGGCTGGCGGCGCGTACCCGAGGCGATGTAGCTCAGTCGGTTAGAGCGAACGACTCATAATCGTTAGGTCGCCGGTTCGAGTCCGGCCATCGCTACAACCCAATACACGAGATAAGACCGAGAAAGAACACCCATGGCTTCCAGTACCGATGTGCGGCCGAAGATCACTCTGGCATGCGAGGAGTGCAAGCACCGCAACTACATCACCAAGAAGAACCGGCGCAACGACCCCGACCGGATGGAGCTGAAGAAGTTCTGCCCTAATTGCGGCAAGCACCAGCCCCACCGTGAGACACGCTAGCGATTCCAGTTCATTCAGAGCATCTGCTCAGATCTGACTAGGTAGGTTCTAGACCCGTGGGATTGGCCACCGACATCGTCGGGATGCACTACCGATATCCCGACTATTACGAGGTCGAGCGCGAAAAGATCCGCGAGTACGCCGTTGCGGTGCAAAACGACGACGCCGTGTTCTTCTCCGAGGACGCCTCGGCCGAGCTCGGCTACAAGGGGTTGTTGTCCCCGCTGACGTTCATCTGCGTGTTCGGTTACAAGGCGCAGTTGGCGTTCTTCAAGCACGCCGGCATTGAGGTGACCGAAGAGCAGATCGTCCAGGTCGACCAGACGCTGAAATTCAAGCAGCCGATCGTGGCGGGCGACAAGCTGTACTGCGACGTGTGGGTGGATTCGACCCGCGTGGCGCACGGTACCCAGCTCATCGTGACCAAGAACATCGTCACCAACGAAGCGGGTGACGTGGTGCAGGAGTGCTACACGACCCTGGCGGGCCGTGCGAGCGAGGATGGTGAAGAAGGGTTTTCGCATGCCATTGCGTGAGTTCAGTTCGGTGAAGGTCGGGGACACGCTCCCGGAGCGAACCTATCCGCTCACTCGGCAAGATCTGGTGAACTACGCGGGGGTCTCCGGCGACCTGAACCCGATCCATTGGGACGACGACATCGCCAAGGTGATCGGACTGGACACCGCGATCGCCCACGGCATGCTGACGATGGGCATCGGCGGCGGCTACGTGACCGCGTGGGTCGGCGACCCTGGCGCCGTCACCGAGTACAACGTGAGGTTCACCGCCCCGGTGCCGGTGCCCAACGATGGAAAGGGCACCGAGCTCGTGTTCAGCGGCCGGGTGAAGTCCGTCGACCCGGAGAGCAAGTCGGTGACGATCGCCCTGACCGCCACCGCGGGCGGTAAGAAGATTTTTGGGCGGGCCATCGCCGCTGCCAAACTGGCTTGAGCTGACCGGAGGGGCTCCATGGCGCTCAAAACCGACATCCGGGGCATGATCTGGCGATACCCGGACTACTTCATCGTCGGCCGCGAACAACTTCGTGAGTATGCTCGAGCGGTCAAATGCGACCACCCGGCGTTCTTCGACGAGGCCGCCGCCAGCGCACTCGGCCATGACGCGATCGTGGCTCCGATTACTTTTGTGTCGATCCTGGCCAAGTATGTCCAGGTTGACTTCTTTCGGCACGTGGACATCGGCATGGAGAACTTGGTGATCGTGCAGGTCGACCAGCGGTTCGAGTATTTCAAGCCGATTGTGGCCGGGGACAAACTGTGGGCGCGGATGGAGATCGAGTCGGTGGACGAGCGTTTCGGCGCCGACATCGTGGTGACCAGGAACATCTGTACCAACGACGACGGTGAGGTCGTGTTCGAGGCGGGCACCACCCTGATGGGTCAGCAGAGCGACGGCGAGGGAGCGGCCAAGCTCAGGTGGGACAGCGAAACCGGGCAGGTCGTCAGAACGGCATAATCGGTATCGGATTTCCTGCGTATGAGGGGAATCGAGTACACTCGGACCTCGGGGTTTTCCCGGCATCAGCGCGCTTTCCGTGAGTCTGAAGATCAGCGGGAGCGCGCGCTTCATGTAAGCCCCGGTAGGTAAGCGTAGGTTGGCCTGCCAACCGCGAAGGGGCGTAGCTCAACTGGCAGAGCAGCGGTCTCCAAAACCGCAGGTTGCAGGTTCAAGTCCTGTCGCCCCTGCAGACGGCGAAACGTGTAATGGTGGACACTGAGCGTTAGTGTCCGGTCAGCAGAACAAAGGAGCACGCGGTGAGCGACGAAGGCGACGTTGCCGACGACGCTGCCAGCGACGGCGGCCAAGCCGAGGACAGCGGCGGGCGGACAGCGGTGGTGACCAAGTCGGTCACCCGACCGCAGCGTCCGACCGGCAAGCGGTCGCGGCAGAAAGCGACCTCGGATGCCGGGGAAGCGTCGACCGAGGTGGGGGACGGCAAGGAGGACTCGGGCGGCAAGAAGGCCGGCAAGGCTGCCGGCGCTAAAGAGGCCGCTAAAGCGGGTAAGGCCGGCACGAAGCCCAAAAAGCCGAAGAAGGCCGGCGCTCGCTCGGCGAATCCGTTCCTGTTCGTCTACACGTACCTCAAGCAGGTCGTTGCCGAGATGCGGAAGGTCATTTGGCCGAACCGCAAACAGATGCTTACCTACACCTCGGTGGTGCTGGCATTTCTGGCCTTCATGGTGGCGCTGGTCGGCCTGGCCGATCTGGGCCTCACCAAGCTGGTGATGCTGGTGTTCGGCTGAGGTTTGAGAAAGACAGAGAGGACAGACAACCGTGACTACCTTCGACGGTGACCCGTCCGCGGGTGAGGCGGTGGACGTGCAGGACGCTGACACCGACTCGGGAAGCGAGACGGTCGCCGAGGTCGATGAGGTTTCTGAGGTCGCTGAGGCCGAGCCGGCGCAGGAGCCGGCCGAAGACGTTGATCCCGCCACCGCGCTCAAGGCCGAGCTGCGCAAGAAGCCCGGCGACTGGTACGTCGTGCACTCCTACGCGGGGTACGAGAACAAGGTAAAGGCCAACCTCGAGACCCGCGTGCAGAACCTCGACGTCGGCGACTACATCTTCCAGGTCGAGGTGCCCACCGAAGAGGTCACCGAGATCAAGAACGGTCAGCGCAAGCAGGTCAACCGCAAGGTGCTGCCCGGCTACATCCTGGTCCGGATGGACCTGACCGACGACTCGTGGGCCGCCGTCCGCAACACCCCCGGCGTCACCGGCTTCGTCGGTGCGACGTCTCGCCCGTCAGCGCTGGCGCTGGACGATGTGGTGAAGTTCTTGCTGCCGCCGGGCGCGGCGAAGAAGGCCGCCAAGGGTGCGGCCGCTGCCACCGCGACCGCCGAGCCGGGCGGCCTGGAACGTCCGGTTGTCGAGGTCGACTACGAGGTCGGCGAATCGGTGACGGTCATGGACGGGCCGTTCGCCACGCTGCCGGCCACCATCAACGAGGTCAACGCCGAACAGCAGAAGCTCAAGGTGCTGGTGTCGATCTTCGGCCGCGAAACCCCAGTGGAATTGACCTTCACCCAGGTCTCCAAGATTTAGCAACCTTTAGGAAGGAACACCGACCCTCATGGCCCCGAAGAAGAAAGTCACCGGGCTGATCAAGCTGCAGATCGTGGCGGGGCAGGCCAACCCTGCGCCGCCCGTCGGACCCGCGCTAGGCCAGCACGGCGTCAACATCATGGAGTTCTGCAAGGCCTACAACGCCGCGACGGAGAACCAGCGCGGCAACGTCATCCCGGTGGAGATCACGGTCTACGAGGACCGCAGCTTCACGTTCGCGCTCAAGACCCCGCCGGCCGCCAAGCTGCTCCTGAAGGCCGCCGGGGTGGGCAAGGGCTCCGCCGAGCCGCACAAGACCAAGGTCGCCAAGGTCACCTGGGATCAGGTCCGCGAAATCGCCGAGACGAAGAAGACCGACCTCAACGCCAATGACATCGACGCGGCCGCCAAGATCATCGCCGGCACCGCCCGGTCCATGGGCATCACCGTCGAATAGCACCGCACAGCCCCCAGACGTGGGAGGGCCAGCTTCGGCCCGCTTGTCAACCACGACCCAACAACGATTGGACGGATCGAATGAGCAAGAACAGCAAGGCATTCCGCGCGGCCGCCGAGAAGATCGACCGCGACAATCTCTACACCCCGCTGGAGGCGGCCAAGCTCGCCAAGGAGACGTCGTCGACCAAGCAGGACGCGACCGTCGAGGTGGCTATCCGGCTCGGCGTCGACCCCCGCAAGGCGGACCAGATGGTCCGGGGCACGGTTAACCTGCCGCACGGCACCGGCAAGACGGCACGCGTCGCTGTGTTCGCGGTCGGCGAGAAGGCCGATGCCGCCGTCGCCGCTGGAGCTGACGTTGTCGGCAGTGACGACCTGATCGAGAAGATTCAGGGCGGCTGGCTGGAATTCGACGCGGCGATCGCGACCCCTGACCAGATGGCCAAGGTCGGTCGCATCGCCCGTGTGCTCGGCCCGCGCGGCCTGATGCCGAACCCCAAGACCGGCACCGTGACCCCCGACGTCGCCAAGGCCGTGTCCGACATCAAGGGCGGCAAGATCAACTTCCGGGTGGACAAGCAGGCCAACCTGCACTTCGTCATCGGCAAGGCGTCGTTCGACGAGAAGAACCTGGCGGAGAACTACGGCGCCGCGCTCGACGAGGTGCTGCGGCTCAAGCCGTCGTCATCGAAGGGCCGCTACCTGAAGAAGATCACGATCTCGACGACGACGGGCCCGGGCATCCCGGTCGACCCGTCGATCACCCGCCACTTCGCCGACGCCTAGGGTGCGCGACGCGCCCTAAGGTCGGTGTTCGACCCTGATCCCGGGCACCCCAGCCCAAATCGCATCAGCCGCGCGCCGGCATGCTCTAATCGACGGGTTCGAGCGGGGCCTGCCTGGCTTTGAGGGCGCTGCAAGTGGCTGATCTGCGATGTGGAGCGAAAAGGATGCGCGTCGCCCAGACGCCGCACGGTATGAAATCGGCGGAGTTTGCCCACGCGGCAATGACGGCCGCGCTGATGGGTGCGATCGCGGTGGTATCGATCGTGATTCCGGGCGCGGTGGTGTTCGCGTGGCTGGGAGCCGTACCAATGGGCGTGCTGAGCTATCGGCACCGGGTTCGGGTGGCTTTCGCGGCCTTTGTCGCTGCCAGCCTGATCAGCTTTCTCGTCGCTGGATTTGGCGGGTTGGTGTCGGCATTGACGAGCGCGTACATGGGCGCGATCAGCGGACAGGTAAGGCGGCATGGTCGTGGCGTCGCCACCATGCTCGCGGTCGCGGCTACCTGGGGTGTGGTGGCAGCGACGATCTGCGTCGGATTGTTCGCGGCCCTGGCTCATCTGCGGGCAGCAGTCATCGGCGCCGTCGCGGCCAACGTCGGCGGGTTCGCGACCCTGGTGCAGGGAATTCCGGTGATCGGTGCCGCAGGCCGCGAGCTCAATCAGGCGGTCGAGATCTGGCTGCTGCACTGGCCGATCTTCTTCGAGATCTCGGTGTGGCTGATCGTGGTGTTCGGCACGTCGTTCGGGTGGGGAGTCCTTACTCCGGTGTTGCGGCGCATCGAGGAGGTCACCGATCTTTCGCTCGACGGTAGCTTGTCTGCCATCGACGACATCGGCCCGCCCGGGCCGTTGCCGGTAGCGCTTACCGATGTGAGCTATCGATATCCGGGCGCCGACCATGACGCGCTGCCCCCGGTAAGCCTTTCCGTCGACTTCGGGGAGCACGTGGCCGTGACGGGTGCCAACGGCTCTGGCAAATCCACCCTGATGCGCATCCTGGCCGGAAGCACGCCGACCGGCGGAACAGTCGAGCGGCCCGGCGGGGTCGGGCTCGGTCAGGTGGGTGGCACGGCGTTGGTGCTTCAGCATCCCGAGAGTCAGGTATTGGGACTTAGGATTGCCGACGACGTCGTCTGGGGGCTGCCCCATGACCGACAGGTCGACATTGACGGCCTGCTGAACGAAGTCGGTCTTGGCGGCATGGGTGATCGAGACACCGCCGGTCTGTCCGGTGGAGAACTTCAACGCCTCGCCGTCGCATCGGCCCTTGCCCGCCAGCCGGCGATGCTCGTCGCCGATGAAGTGACCACGATGGTCGATCAGGAA is from Mycobacterium conspicuum and encodes:
- a CDS encoding molybdopterin oxidoreductase family protein, with amino-acid sequence MSTDRIADPWGPRTPYAPGEPWPPRVDEFLADGITAASVDKWVQSAAVLHSNGDGLDIAVKDGRIVGVRGRDVDRVNRGRLDPKDMFGWQANASTDRLTTPLIRVGDELHPCDWDSAMERIVTRSRELLDTQGPSSIGFYTSGQLFLEAYYTQGAIAHGAIGTNHVDGNTRLCTATAAEALKESFGCDGQPGSYTDVDHADVIALFGHNVAETQTVLWARMLDRLAGAAPPAIVCVDPRLTPVARHATVHLAPLPGTNVALMNGLLHEIIAHDWIDHDYIDANTVGFDELRKRVGEFPPERAAEICGVDADDIRQAARLIGTAERLLSTVLQGFYQSHQATAAAVQVNNIHLLRGMLGKPGCGVLQMNGQPTAENTRECGADGDLAGFRNWSNDGHIAELADLWNLEPLQIPHYAPPTHAMQMFRFAEEGTLRMLWVTATNPAVSLPELSRIRDILSQERLFLVVQDIFMTETAALADVVLPAAAWGEKTGTFTNADRTVHLSEKAVEPPGFARSDLDIFLDYARRMDFRDKDGQPFPPWTDPESAFEAWKKCSAGRPCDYTGLTYDKLRGGSGIQWPCNAEHPDGTERLCADAKFWAAPDYCEAYGKDLITGAPLEPTEYRAMNPFGKAIIKAAEFVPPHERPSADYPFALITGRTVYHFHTRTKTARAQQLQQAAPEVWVEVSQRDAQRLEIKDGDIVEVTAPRGSVTCPVRVNGIRDGVLFVPFHYGYWDTDGTAHRRAGNELTLTDWDPVSKQPIFKTGAARLRKMPKSPGHKEHSNGAGAPAAAGAQA
- a CDS encoding crotonase/enoyl-CoA hydratase family protein translates to MSGPVTYRHNESIAVIRMDDGKVNALGPTMQQALNEAIDNADRDDVGALVITGNERVFSGGFDLKVLTSGEVQPAIDMLRGGFELAYRLLSYPKPVVMACTGPAIAMGAFLLSSGDHRVAAHAYNIQANEVAIGMTIPYAALEIMKLRLTPSAYQQATGLAKTFFGETALAAGFVDEIVLPEMVLSRAEEAAREFAGLHQHAHAATKLRARADALKAIRAGIDGIEAEFGL
- a CDS encoding MBL fold metallo-hydrolase, which codes for MSEDRLYFRQLLSGRDFAAGDGFAMQMRNFAYLIGDRETGDCVVVDPAYAAGDLLDAIEEDGMRLSGVLVTHHHPDHVGGSMMGFELAGLADLLERKAVPVHVNTHEALWVSRVTGIGLDDLTAHEHRDKISVGDIEIELLHTPGHTPGSQCFLLDGRLVAGDTLFLEGCGRTDFPGGDSDEMYRSLHQLAQLPGDPTVFPGHWYSVEPSASLSEVKRSNYVYRASNLDQWRMLMGG
- a CDS encoding type II toxin-antitoxin system VapB family antitoxin, whose protein sequence is MPKTVAIEIDDDLLQAVIRRYRLLGREQAVHLALRCLLDSSDGEHLPEEDEYDQFSDLAALRRRPRADTE
- the rpmG gene encoding 50S ribosomal protein L33; translation: MASSTDVRPKITLACEECKHRNYITKKNRRNDPDRMELKKFCPNCGKHQPHRETR
- the hadA gene encoding (3R)-hydroxyacyl-ACP dehydratase subunit HadA; the protein is MGLATDIVGMHYRYPDYYEVEREKIREYAVAVQNDDAVFFSEDASAELGYKGLLSPLTFICVFGYKAQLAFFKHAGIEVTEEQIVQVDQTLKFKQPIVAGDKLYCDVWVDSTRVAHGTQLIVTKNIVTNEAGDVVQECYTTLAGRASEDGEEGFSHAIA
- the hadB gene encoding (3R)-hydroxyacyl-ACP dehydratase subunit HadB; this translates as MPLREFSSVKVGDTLPERTYPLTRQDLVNYAGVSGDLNPIHWDDDIAKVIGLDTAIAHGMLTMGIGGGYVTAWVGDPGAVTEYNVRFTAPVPVPNDGKGTELVFSGRVKSVDPESKSVTIALTATAGGKKIFGRAIAAAKLA
- the hadC gene encoding (3R)-hydroxyacyl-ACP dehydratase subunit HadC; translated protein: MALKTDIRGMIWRYPDYFIVGREQLREYARAVKCDHPAFFDEAAASALGHDAIVAPITFVSILAKYVQVDFFRHVDIGMENLVIVQVDQRFEYFKPIVAGDKLWARMEIESVDERFGADIVVTRNICTNDDGEVVFEAGTTLMGQQSDGEGAAKLRWDSETGQVVRTA
- the secE gene encoding preprotein translocase subunit SecE, which codes for MSDEGDVADDAASDGGQAEDSGGRTAVVTKSVTRPQRPTGKRSRQKATSDAGEASTEVGDGKEDSGGKKAGKAAGAKEAAKAGKAGTKPKKPKKAGARSANPFLFVYTYLKQVVAEMRKVIWPNRKQMLTYTSVVLAFLAFMVALVGLADLGLTKLVMLVFG
- the nusG gene encoding transcription termination/antitermination protein NusG; translation: MTTFDGDPSAGEAVDVQDADTDSGSETVAEVDEVSEVAEAEPAQEPAEDVDPATALKAELRKKPGDWYVVHSYAGYENKVKANLETRVQNLDVGDYIFQVEVPTEEVTEIKNGQRKQVNRKVLPGYILVRMDLTDDSWAAVRNTPGVTGFVGATSRPSALALDDVVKFLLPPGAAKKAAKGAAAATATAEPGGLERPVVEVDYEVGESVTVMDGPFATLPATINEVNAEQQKLKVLVSIFGRETPVELTFTQVSKI
- the rplK gene encoding 50S ribosomal protein L11, giving the protein MAPKKKVTGLIKLQIVAGQANPAPPVGPALGQHGVNIMEFCKAYNAATENQRGNVIPVEITVYEDRSFTFALKTPPAAKLLLKAAGVGKGSAEPHKTKVAKVTWDQVREIAETKKTDLNANDIDAAAKIIAGTARSMGITVE
- the rplA gene encoding 50S ribosomal protein L1, which gives rise to MSKNSKAFRAAAEKIDRDNLYTPLEAAKLAKETSSTKQDATVEVAIRLGVDPRKADQMVRGTVNLPHGTGKTARVAVFAVGEKADAAVAAGADVVGSDDLIEKIQGGWLEFDAAIATPDQMAKVGRIARVLGPRGLMPNPKTGTVTPDVAKAVSDIKGGKINFRVDKQANLHFVIGKASFDEKNLAENYGAALDEVLRLKPSSSKGRYLKKITISTTTGPGIPVDPSITRHFADA
- a CDS encoding ABC transporter ATP-binding protein, with the protein product MKSAEFAHAAMTAALMGAIAVVSIVIPGAVVFAWLGAVPMGVLSYRHRVRVAFAAFVAASLISFLVAGFGGLVSALTSAYMGAISGQVRRHGRGVATMLAVAATWGVVAATICVGLFAALAHLRAAVIGAVAANVGGFATLVQGIPVIGAAGRELNQAVEIWLLHWPIFFEISVWLIVVFGTSFGWGVLTPVLRRIEEVTDLSLDGSLSAIDDIGPPGPLPVALTDVSYRYPGADHDALPPVSLSVDFGEHVAVTGANGSGKSTLMRILAGSTPTGGTVERPGGVGLGQVGGTALVLQHPESQVLGLRIADDVVWGLPHDRQVDIDGLLNEVGLGGMGDRDTAGLSGGELQRLAVASALARQPAMLVADEVTTMVDQEGRNAVISVLDRLTQHHRLGLVHITHYPGEAASADRTVRLGPDWRRAATAAPKTPESVRDERPSPTTVLDVRNVSFDYAQGTVWARPALRNISFSVSSGDGLLLCGGNGSGKSTLAWIMAGLLAPTAGECLLDGLPSSRQVGAVALCFQAARLQLLRGQAGAAIAALAGFSSSDSRKIQRALASVGLDSDIAGALIDRLSGGQLRRVDLAGLLARSPRLLILDEPLAGLDLDAQTDLIELLMNIRAQGQTIIVISHDVGSLSPLCPRTIRLAHGALVSPGREKQL